ACAAGTAAATTAAAAATGGGTTGcaggtttgggtttgttttcAATTGGATTTCTACTTGATTTCTTGTATTTACTACTTGATACAAGAAAAGCATCAACGATTGCAGTTCTTAATTTTTGTCTATTCAAGGGAAGAATGGAGGTTTGCCTTTGGTTACtgatttggtattgtatttcaaAGAGTAGATGAATGTGAAAATGCAGATATGGTTGTTTAATCcaggtttttgaaaaaaaaaactttaaaaaggttaaaaaaaagatgaaattagGGGGCACCGTCAGATCTTGCTCCCCAAGATCTGACGGTGCACAACTGAATAGGTTATTAACCTGTTCAGTTGTGCACTGGCGCCCCCAGAATCCCATAAAATTGAGCTCCCTAGCACTACCCTTTTTGCAACATGTCTTTCCTATTACGACCACAAACCCCCAAACGTATATTTTTGCCACAGAGCCCGGTCCAGTTGGTGATATTGATTTGGGCTTATTGTGGAAGAAAAGAGCTTGAGACGTGGATTTCATTGGGCCACTTCTATGAAGCGGAGTTTTTCTTTGGCtaaatgatatttttcttctccaatTTCATTTCAGTCCTTAAAGCTATTTTTGGACTAATTTTGACTCTCAACTCTCACGTGGTACCATTTTCATCCTTCACATAGTCCTAAAAATTCCGACGTGACACCTACATGgcatatagaagaaaaaaaattaatgcggaatttttttttagaaaagtgGACATTTTGTTCCTAAACTATTACAAGGGTAACACTttttgtccctcaactatttatataatttatatatttttttcttttgtgtcaTAATGCATTATAATGTTGTTATGATGCATTGTGATATAAGGGACAAATTATACATATTATGAATAGTTGAGAGACGAAAAAATGACACTTATAATAGTTCAAGAATAAAATGTTTCATTTTGTCAAAAATTGTCACGTTGGATTTTTCTAATATGCCGTACAAGATGTCATGCCAGATTTTTCAGTTATGAGGATTAATTTAGGGACAAACGGGTATCATGTGATAATTGAGGGTCAAAGTTAAGtcgaaaaataatttaagaacgAAAATGAAGCTCGGGGTATAGTAGAGGGACAAAAAAGGGTACTATTTCaccatttttcttttgatgCAACCTTACAAAAGAATATTGTCCCACTCTATGATCTAGCTCACCACTTGAATCAGCCCAAAATGAAATGTAAGAGCACATCTAATGATCTTTTACCTGCCAAAAACATGATTAAGACTGGGGAAGCCCCAGCCTAGATGGTAATTAAGCCCCCATTGTATAAACTtgtctataaaaaaaatgattaagaCTAAAATGCACAAGATTAATTGAATTGATGAAGTGAAATCACCAGAAACCTAGAAAGTATAAAATACATTATTTTATTGCtcaagttatttgaaattacGTGAAAATTAGCCAATGGGTTATCAAGAATTTGATAAGCCAATGACGgcttttttttcttggaaagGGTGAAACCCCGacattttattgtattttaataACCATTTTATTCTAATTTACAAATGCCAGACAATATCGGAATAcactaaaaaaatacaaacaccaTACTACAAACTGCATAGGTATAAACCCTAGAAGGCTAGACAACACTAGATACTACATATTACACCGAGATAAACCCGAATAGACTACAAACAAACACCAGCCAATGATGGCTTTTGTGATTGAGACATAATAATAGATTAATAGAACTTAGTGACGCCACCAATGATCAAACATTAaatttggataaaaacgtggaaagttcattcatagagagagtttaacaattccaaaatattaaagtggattgttgtactctattaatttattgttcttagatgtctaacttacttgtttaatTTTTACAGAACATTTCGTGATAAAAATATACCAAAAgatcaaatttaatttgatttcaaattggacaaaaaagtaAAACGTTCAtacatggagatagttgaataATTTCAAGACATTAAAGTGGATGTACTCTATCTATGGTTATTAGATTTCTAATACAATTGCTGCTTTACTAAAAGTCAATGAGAGTTTATCCACGAAAATGGGAGATGATGACATAAAGTTGTTGCACAAAATTTGGAATTAGGAGGACAAGTAGGTTTTAACATATGATGATTATTAAGATATTTCAGTCTGCTTATATATTATCCAGCATGATAACATCTGCTACATATGATCTGTTTATTACGTCACATCGTTTTACATATAATTGATAAGCACTtgtcgatatatatatatatacacacacatatacatacatacatgtagaTCATAGCCGTGTGTATGATGGACAGATATCTTTAGTCAATCAGATATCCTGGCAAGTGGCAATCCAAACAAACCTTTGAAACTTGCAATCCAAACAAACcgttgtgtgtttgtgtatatttAGTTAATATATTACTGGTGTGACAGTAGTGGAGACCAGTAGCTAGCATTTTGAATACGAATTTCAATATTAGAGTGATATTAGGGTAAATATAATAGTAACCAACAATAATTTTGGTAATGCACGTAAAATGTGTACGTGAACTGTGAAGATAGAGAATAGCCATCCAAACACTCAAAACGAATGATAGGagacttttgttttgttttattccagccattggatttgaagttcacaaagttggttcataCTTTTggttctttatatatatataagacgtAAAAAAACTCGCCCGAAATCAGGAGTTCAATTCTAAACTCGATCAACCATCTTGTtggattttgatcaaaaaaagtgttaaaaattgaagaaatatgGGCATAGGTAAATCCATCCGACGGGCAGGAAGTTGTCCAAGCAGCATACGCAAATAGTAGTTGCGGGATAGAGGTGAAACTGTCTAGACAGTTGACGAGACGAGTTTTTTATGCTACAAagagtttttgttttgatgaatcTCGTTTTTCAAGTTGCTCTGTAATTAGGAACATGATTGTTATCATATTTGTAACCAGAAACATCTTGGATAGAATTAAACTCTAAGTTTTTGTTCTACTATATATGATACTAATGTTTCATAAGTGATTTTATAGAGAAACAAAGGGCTGTGTGTGGTGAGCATCGAAAGAATAAGGGGTTTTATTCCTGAGTTTACCTAGGTTttttggtgagagaaaattgtcaGCATGTGGTTGTATAAATTTTTTACATAGTGAAATTTtctcttggttgtcttttgacaataCCCATGGGTTTTCTTCGGTTTTGAAGTCTTCCACGTATATTCTTATATTGAGATTATTACACTtttctatttcaattttctctcgTAGGATATTTCTATGAAGAATGATCGGGTCTAATTTCCCAACACATCTCAAATAATTTGCCCTACCTGGGTCCAACTAATCCATCGAGCGGATTTGCACGTCACTAGCGGTTaccaaaacaatatatatatatatatagatagagagAGGGATTCTCAGGTGCGAgatcccacactttatttaaactgcgggatccatctaacaccattcacgcGTAGGCCCCATCACGTGTGGGGGCtacacttacacataatgaatgaTGTTAGATGaatccctcattttaaataaagtgagggatccctcacttgagaattttcatatatatatatatatatatatatatatatatttgcaaaGAACGGTGGTTTTACGTGtttgttttgtgatttttcttcatatttagTCAAATGCGTAAATAAATATGTTGGTTTGTGTTTCCCTCAACCATACGCAAATTAGCTAGCTTTTCCATTTTAAACTCTGACTTCTCTTTTTCAAAGGATAATTTAATAGATAATACCCGACGACTATGATCAATAATGATGATGACGAAaactaaattaaaaattaaaacaaaaaccatAGCCTCAAATATTGAAGATATCCGGCTTCCACTGGCTAACCTTGATTGTCACATTCAATTTACCCCTAGAAACGGGAACAAAATGACAGATGTTTTAGCCTCTATCGgagttaaaaatcaaattcatatcaaaaaGAGGTATTGAATCTTTCGAATTTCTATTCAATGGTCCAAAATTTTcatatctttttcattttatttgggTAAAAAAATATACCAATTAGAAtacaatcataatttttttaaaaaaaaaaaattgtagtgtGCTGTAAATGAATTATAGCGGAGTCTTCTGTAAAAAATTTATGGCCCCGGCGCtccatatgtgtgtgtatttctCAACATGTCAACATTTAAGTTTGATACATTTGACTTTTGCATATATCAATTTCTCTTTAGGTATGTGGCTAATAGAGTCAAATTAATAGACATGAATTTTGATAGCTGGCTCACCAGATCCCATAATGTATAGTCGCTATAGCTACCATATAcgtataataattatatattaaatCAAAACTCGTGTATCATATATATGCTATTATAAGACAATATGCAAATTAGCATTAGCAATCCAATTTGTCTCTGTCTAATGAAAAGACCCAAACAATATTGTTCATCTAGGGACGGCCAGGTTCTTCTCTACCTATCATATCAATCATAGGAAATTATAAGCTCAGTTTGGGTCATTTTCGTCTCATTAATTAtagtcattatatatatataattaacatatgttttaaatcaaatgcGCACTCTTATTGAATGAGATCTTAGTCATCCCAGTAATTCATATTgtccattgattgatgtaaggcAAGGACCCACGAAACCTCTCGTAATTGAATCAGAGAATGACATGTCAATCACTAGGATGACTAGAATCTCATTTATTGGAATCCCTATCATTTCTAAAAAAAACAGAGCAACCTCTCATCTTCCTTATATTTTAGGAATAATTatctttcttcaaaaataaCAGATATAAAATATGTTAGATATATTTTGATGGTTGTGTCATGTATTCAACTATTGAATCTTTAAAGCAAGTGAACTGTTGGTTGAACGGCAATCACCTTGCATGTAAGAGATCATCCATCCATTAAGgcgtgggttcgaatcctacccccTCCCCCGATCTATCCGATCCAATCTTGATCACAAAAGGAAAATCATTCCGAATTCTCTTCATATATTGCGTTTCCAAGACGTAGAGTATATGCGTGTGGTGTCTGTAAAGCAAATTAAAATTATTGCTTAACAAACACCCTACACCAGATGGAGCAAAATTAGGAAGTCAATTAtagtgttaatatatatatatatatatgagggtCCTACTCCTACAcgaaattgaaaggaaaaaaccCAACAAACGTTCGAGAATCTCTCCATGTCAAAGCCAGCTCAGCTGCATCCGTCCATCATCGCACGCAGCCACTTCTGTCCACATTCATTCATGAAATATTGCAAGCAGGAAAAAACATTCTACCCGGTTTAACGTCAACTATCCAATATTCAGGAGATCCTTTCCCCGAACTCATATGTGTTTCTGTAGGTTTAAGAAATTATCTTTAAGAACCATACCTTTTCATGATTCATTTGGTAAATCTACTTTCATTCTCTATTAATTAACCAATAAGATGGGACTACGAATATGTTTATTGTTTAAAGATAAATTGTTTGAAGTCGAGATGCTTGTACTCTTTCCCTAGTACGAGAGGACTGGGAAGGATGCACATTTGGTGTACTAGTTATTGTGTTCATGGTAAACGTTGGGTAGTCAAATGTGGATCGGGAGGGACGCACCTCAAAATGAATGCTCTCCTATTTCGACTTTCCCAGAACTTCCGATAGCACAACCGATAACATTCTCAAAGTGTATGATTCACTTGTAATTCTCATCTAATGCTTTGAGAATTGTTTCAATTCATACCACAATTTAATAAACTTTTCACTAAATTTATTCTCCACCATTGTATAAGAATTACAAACTCTCGGAATTCTAGAGTTGTCCCATCTTGCATTATTTCTTATTGCCAGCTCATTAATTTCCCTCGTTTTTACTTCATATGTGGGTCCCTCTTGTCCATGCATTCGCAGTCGTTGATAAGTTTCCCACcaccctctctctctatatatatatatgcaccatAAGCCCTTTCCTCCTCACTTCATTCAAACCCAACACCACTTTTAACTATTCCACTCTCTTTGTACTACTCTCTATccccattctctctcttttgcatTATTCTTGTGTAAAagcgtatatatatacatatcagggagtgcttatatatgtatatataagcaGCAGTATATGGGTTCTTCAGGTCTTCCCAAACAGGTAGCTTTCTATTATTTGTTATCAACGAAATCAAACTATAAATTGCATGCACcagcttttatatatatatatctttcctcttcttttttttttttttttcctttttagtttgtgcattaaattgcttaatttggtttttcttttagCTTGAACTTCTCTTAATTATTAGCTATTTTCAGAAAGAATGGCGTTTTAAACGTCTACTCAGTAACTCAAATAGTACCATTTTATCCTAAGACCTTATTTAATGATAGAGTATAAGCAACCCACAATTTTCAGtaatttttgttcattatttagaaaaaagaaagaaagaaacaaacatatataaacTACTATTTTTCAGTGTACGTATAGGTTCTTGCTATGCACGGCAATCACTTTGACTCATGtagttgttatatatatatatatgcacatatacacacatgtattttctttcatttatttattgaaaaacatATTCAATGtgttttgtattattattattactgttTTTGTTATATCAACAATGTCCAATGGTTTGGGAGGCGTCACAtcatatcacatttttgtttttcaatttttaaaacttgtctgaatttttctccattattagatgtgaattgtaaactataaaaaattacggagcccccaaatccatTTCGACAAAGACATTTATTGGAAATCGGTGTACATATCTTGTTCATATCTGAAGCTCCACTTATCACATCTTACTACAACAACAATAGGGTCAATCTGAATTTATCCATTTCCGTTCTGTATCTGTGTTTCATTTTCCTCATAATTAATAATtccattataatattatatatacagtCACACACAATTACTCAATTTGTgatgaaaaaaattaaggatGTCAGTATTTTTTATCTCAGTTATCTCGATAGCTAAGATGGATGCTCATGATTTCTATGAAATTGTGGTTCCcgcatgatccatatgaaatcgtatgcatccatctcaacatttgggataATTAGGACAAAAAACACTGAGATCCACAAAACTATTAGTCTATGACGTAGTTGTttgttaattacttaattacaaTTAAAGATCGGTCTTAAAACTCTGATGATATTGCTTAATTTATGTACACATGATCTCTAGATCGTCTTATCATCTCACAATAACAAGTAGAATTAATTTGAATATCTCCACTATCTTtttttgtatatgttttttATTAGGCCAATAAAGACCGTAAGACAAAGATGGAACAAGAGATTTATGCCTTGGATGGAAGTGTTGATCGACATGGTCGTCCTGCAATCCGTACTAGAACTGGAACTTGGGTTTCTGGAATTCTGCTTCTAGGTACTACAACTTAATTACCAAATGCCATATAATATTATTGATCAATATAGAGATTATCATTATcaataatgatatatatatgtgtgtgtgtgtatgtatgtatgtatgtatgtatgtatgtatatattgcaGTAAATCAAGGGTTGGCAACACTGGCATTCTTTGGAGTTGGAGTGAACTTGGTTCTGTTCTTGACAAGAGTTATAGGCCAAGACAATGCAGAGGCTGCAAATAATGTCAGCAAATGGACTGGCACAGTctaccttttctctcttcttggtGCCTTCCTTAGTGACTCTTACTGGGGAAGGTACAAGACGTGTGCAATCTTTCAGTCCATCTTCGTCCTGGTAAGTCCAAAGACTCCAAAACCAGTTCAGAGTTAATGCTTCTTTCTTAAGCAAAATCTAGTTAGCAGACTCGTTTGGTTTCGACGTGATTGTTAAGACTAGTGTTGTGCCAttatgatgagaatcccacatcggaataTAGTGTGTTTGGggtctagtttataagggagCACAAGTTTTctattgtcaacctgagttttcaatagagagttagacacAAACTTGTGATGTTAGACTTAAGCCTCACGTTTtcgaaattttgtatttttttatttttcactatattagAATTATAACCGGTTCTAAGGCTGATCCATTGATTTTGTCTGCCTCAATCTCCaatggtttctttttttatttttacaggGCTTGGTGTCATTATCAATAACTACATACACATTCTTGATCAAGCCAAGTGGTTGTGGAGATAAACAAACTCAATGTGGATCTCACTCAGGCTATCAAATGGGATTGTTCTATCTCTCCATATACTTGATTGCTTTAGGAAATGGAGGGTACCAACCCAACATAGCAACATTTGGGGCAGATCAGTTTGATGAGAATGACCCTGAAGAAGGGCACTCCAAAGTAGCCTTCTTTAGCTACTTCTACTTGGCTTTGAATCTCGGGTCACTCTTCTCAAACACTATTCTGGGTTATTTTGAGGATAAAGGAATGTGGGCATTAGGGTTTTGGGCATCTGCTGTTTCTGCTACTCTGGCATTAATCTTGTTCCTTTGTGGAACTCCAAGGTACAGACATTTCACTCCCAAGGGAAACCCTTTGTCTAGATTTTGCCAAGTCTTGGTTGCTGCAATAAGGAAATGTAATGTTGCGATGATCCCAAATGAACATGATCTGTTCGAAGCCGATGAAACCGATTCCAATCGAGACAGAGGCAGAAAGATTCTTCACACTGAAGGATTCAGGTAACTCGATCACAAGCTGTTTGACGAAAGTTCTGTTCATTTACAGCCCCAATCATGGCTTGACCTAATGAATTCTAGAGATCCTACTTTTTATTCTACTACATTTTCATTATTGTCTAGTTAACTTTTAACTGATATGATCATGTATGCTTTATTTATCAGATTCTTGGATAGAGCAGCAGTTGTGACATCAAAAGATTACACTGACAAGGTAAAGGATAATATGCTTACTCCCAATCCATGGCGTCTTTGCGCGGTGACGCAAGTTGAAGAAGTGAAATGCATATTGAGACTCCTACCAATTTGGCTATGCACTATACTCTACTCAGTTGTCTTCACTCAAATGGCATCACTCTTTGTTGAACAAGGAGCTGCAATGAAAACCAACATTTCAACCTTCCACATTCCGCCCGCGAGCATGTCTAGTTTCGACATACTAAGTGTCGCCGCCTTCATACTCCTCTACCGGCGAGTACTCGATCCTCTTGTTGCCAGGCTAAGAAAGGACCCAAAAGGACTCACTGAGCTCGAAAGAATGGGTATTGGGCTTGTGATTGCAATAGCATCAATGGTTTCAGCAGGACTAGTGGAGTTATTCAGGCTAAAATACGCGAAAAAGGGTTGTGAAAACTGCGAAAACTCAAGTTCCTTGAGCATATTCTGGCAAATACCGCAGTATGCACTAGTAGGAGCATCTGAAGTGTTTATGTATGTGGGGCAATTGGAGTTCTTTAATAGTCAAGCACCAGATGGATTGAAGAGCTTTGGGAGTGCACTTTGTATGACATCAATATCACTTGGAAACTATGTGAGCAGTTTGATTGTCAGCATTGTTATGAAGATTTCTACTAGGGATGACATGCCTGGTTGGATTCCTGGGAACCTCAACAAAGGCCATCTTGACAGATTTTACTTCCTATTAGCAGCTTTGACAACTGCTGATCTTTTGGTCTACCTTGTGTGCGCAAAGTGGTATAAGTATATCAAGTTTGAAGGGAAGAGTAGTGGAGATCAAGGTGTGATCATAGTCTAAGCCAAAAAAGCCCCCCATTTCTTTGAAGAGAATTTGTTATTTCTTGCTATGAAACTAGAGAAAGTGCATGCATTTTCCACTTCTCTAAGTTGAgcaaaaactatatatatatatatataggcagtGTAATAAATGACTTAATTGGAGTGTATAATTTTCCCATGTCATGTAAAGCCGGTCTTACACGTCTGTGCTCAACTCAACTGGTTAATCATTCACGTATTGTTACACACAGTGCGGGGTTCAAATCCTGCAACAAGTTGGTGCAATACAAAAGTAAAAATAGTTTCATGTTGTCACAAAGTGTTTGCTttattcaaacttttttttgataaattatattgataaaacaaaatggagtatataaaaaataacattCTTACAAAAGGGtttaaagtaaagacatgctttTATCATTAATTTGAAACAAGTGGAACAGAAAGCAGTATACCccatttgtcatctcattcatccacaccctCAAAAAATTGAGAATCCATGAAAGAAAGGGTAATAATAAGTTGATAACGGATACCCTTAAGACACCATATAGGAATGATTAATTAGACTCAACTAATTCCATTATTTCACTTAAAATGTAGTTCATTTAccgtcaacaaaaaaaaaacctccccCTCAACAAAAACACGTATAGTGTAGATTGGAGAATATCCTGATTAGCAGAGTTGTACGTGCAACATGTGGCTTTGCTCCATTGTCTATGTGCACATGTCATATCTTGTTGTTCTGCTAATAATGTGGATATGCCCAGTTGACGAAGTTGTATTTCACACTAGGGGCATACGAGAGTACATATGCAACGACTTTCTATCCGATTCAAGA
This sequence is a window from Tripterygium wilfordii isolate XIE 37 chromosome 8, ASM1340144v1, whole genome shotgun sequence. Protein-coding genes within it:
- the LOC120003794 gene encoding protein NRT1/ PTR FAMILY 7.3-like; the encoded protein is MGSSGLPKQANKDRKTKMEQEIYALDGSVDRHGRPAIRTRTGTWVSGILLLVNQGLATLAFFGVGVNLVLFLTRVIGQDNAEAANNVSKWTGTVYLFSLLGAFLSDSYWGRYKTCAIFQSIFVLGLVSLSITTYTFLIKPSGCGDKQTQCGSHSGYQMGLFYLSIYLIALGNGGYQPNIATFGADQFDENDPEEGHSKVAFFSYFYLALNLGSLFSNTILGYFEDKGMWALGFWASAVSATLALILFLCGTPRYRHFTPKGNPLSRFCQVLVAAIRKCNVAMIPNEHDLFEADETDSNRDRGRKILHTEGFRFLDRAAVVTSKDYTDKVKDNMLTPNPWRLCAVTQVEEVKCILRLLPIWLCTILYSVVFTQMASLFVEQGAAMKTNISTFHIPPASMSSFDILSVAAFILLYRRVLDPLVARLRKDPKGLTELERMGIGLVIAIASMVSAGLVELFRLKYAKKGCENCENSSSLSIFWQIPQYALVGASEVFMYVGQLEFFNSQAPDGLKSFGSALCMTSISLGNYVSSLIVSIVMKISTRDDMPGWIPGNLNKGHLDRFYFLLAALTTADLLVYLVCAKWYKYIKFEGKSSGDQGVIIV